A single genomic interval of uncultured Desulfobacter sp. harbors:
- the fumC gene encoding class II fumarate hydratase, translating to MANRTEHDTMGAIQVPADALWGAQTERSRQNFTIGRELMPQALIHAYARLKKACAAVNRQMTLLDDHRADLIIRVCDEILDGDHDSQFPLHVWQTGSGTQTNMNLNEVIANRAVLLDGGKLDDTRPIHPNDHVNKSQSSNDTFPAAMHIAAVFEIHDTLLPAVDRMRLTLEEKSREFSQIIKIGRTHLQDATPLTLGQEISGWEAMIQSSREQILQSLETLYPLAIGGTAVGTGLNAPQGFGKAVAEELARATGHPFTQMKNTFHGLTGHDQIVFTSGAIKGLAANLMKIANDVRWLASGPRCGIGELNIPANEPGSSIMPGKINPTQAEAATMVACQVMGNDATIGFAASQGNFELNVFKPVIIHNLLQSVRLLADTISSFTAHCLAGVVPNIPVIERHLKDSLMLVTALAPHIGYDNAARIAKKALQDGMTLKEAAVELDLVQPGQFDEWVKPESMILGRK from the coding sequence ATGGCGAATCGAACCGAACATGATACGATGGGCGCAATCCAGGTGCCCGCAGACGCATTGTGGGGTGCCCAGACCGAACGTAGCCGGCAGAATTTCACCATTGGCCGGGAGTTGATGCCGCAAGCCCTGATCCATGCCTATGCACGACTCAAAAAAGCCTGTGCCGCCGTCAACAGGCAGATGACGCTGTTGGATGATCATCGGGCAGATCTTATTATCCGGGTCTGCGATGAAATTTTGGACGGGGATCACGACAGCCAGTTTCCCCTTCACGTCTGGCAAACCGGAAGCGGCACTCAGACCAATATGAATTTAAATGAAGTTATTGCCAACCGGGCCGTCCTTCTTGATGGTGGAAAACTCGATGATACCAGACCCATCCACCCCAATGACCATGTGAACAAATCCCAAAGTTCCAATGATACATTCCCGGCTGCCATGCATATTGCGGCGGTATTTGAGATCCATGACACCCTGCTTCCCGCCGTTGACCGCATGCGTTTGACCCTTGAAGAAAAATCCCGTGAATTTTCACAGATCATAAAAATCGGACGCACCCATCTCCAGGATGCTACCCCGCTGACACTTGGCCAGGAAATCAGCGGCTGGGAAGCCATGATCCAAAGCAGCCGGGAGCAGATTTTGCAATCCCTGGAAACACTCTATCCCTTGGCCATTGGCGGCACAGCGGTGGGGACAGGGTTAAATGCGCCCCAAGGTTTTGGAAAAGCCGTGGCAGAAGAACTTGCCAGGGCAACCGGCCATCCGTTTACACAGATGAAAAATACCTTCCATGGTCTCACCGGACATGACCAGATCGTCTTTACCAGTGGTGCAATCAAAGGGCTGGCTGCCAATTTGATGAAAATCGCCAATGACGTCCGGTGGCTTGCCAGCGGTCCCAGATGCGGCATCGGAGAACTTAATATCCCAGCCAATGAGCCGGGCAGCTCCATCATGCCCGGAAAAATAAACCCCACCCAGGCCGAAGCGGCCACCATGGTTGCCTGCCAGGTCATGGGCAATGATGCAACCATTGGTTTTGCCGCCAGCCAAGGGAACTTTGAACTTAATGTATTTAAACCGGTTATCATCCATAACCTGCTCCAGTCTGTCAGGCTTTTGGCCGACACCATCTCCTCTTTTACAGCCCATTGCCTGGCCGGTGTTGTTCCGAACATCCCGGTGATTGAGCGCCACCTGAAAGATTCCCTGATGCTGGTCACAGCCCTGGCGCCGCACATCGGATATGACAATGCCGCCCGCATCGCCAAAAAAGCACTTCAGGACGGCATGACGTTAAAGGAGGCCGCCGTAGAACTGGATTTGGTTCAGCCCGGGCAATTTGATGAATGGGTCAAGCCCGAAAGCATGATTTTGGGTCGAAAGTAA
- a CDS encoding glycine--tRNA ligase yields MAKPKKELTLMDKVVGLCKRRGFVYPGSEIYGGLANSWDFGPLGVELLKNLKDAWWKKFVTERIDMVGLDAAILMNPTTWEASGHVGSFSDPLMDCKKCKSRERADKLVENWQQANESDEQPANWAGEKTPPQDMLDFINAKKITCPHCGSLDWTLPKAFNLMFKTQQGVVEGEGKDIYLRPETAQGIFVNFKNVQTTSRKKIPFGIAQIGKAFRNEITPGNFVFRTREFEQMEIEYFCKPGTDLEYHDFWKKFCMDWYLGLGVTPDNLRMRDHDDAELSHYSNATSDIEYQYPFGWGELCGIASRTNYDLSQHMEYSSKDLKYFDEAAKEKYIPFVIEPSLGVQRSALVFLCDAYEEEEIKEGDTRVVLHLHNQLAPVKIAVMPLAKKIADNAKPVFDTLVQQLGLNMDFDVQGSIGKRYRRQDEAGTPYCVTFDYDSLDDNAVTVRERDSMDQQRIKIDELVPFFREKFIY; encoded by the coding sequence ATGGCTAAACCAAAAAAAGAATTAACATTGATGGACAAAGTGGTCGGACTTTGCAAACGCAGGGGGTTTGTATATCCGGGATCTGAAATTTACGGCGGGCTTGCCAATTCCTGGGATTTCGGTCCGTTAGGGGTGGAGCTGCTTAAAAATTTGAAAGACGCCTGGTGGAAAAAATTTGTCACCGAGCGTATTGATATGGTGGGCCTGGATGCTGCCATCCTCATGAACCCGACCACCTGGGAGGCCTCCGGTCATGTGGGCAGTTTTTCTGATCCGCTGATGGACTGCAAAAAATGTAAATCCCGGGAGCGGGCTGATAAACTTGTGGAAAACTGGCAGCAGGCCAATGAATCCGATGAACAGCCCGCCAACTGGGCAGGGGAAAAAACCCCGCCCCAGGATATGCTGGATTTTATTAATGCCAAAAAAATCACCTGTCCCCATTGCGGCAGCCTTGACTGGACCTTGCCCAAGGCTTTTAATTTGATGTTTAAAACCCAACAGGGTGTGGTTGAAGGCGAAGGGAAGGACATCTATCTGCGCCCTGAAACCGCCCAGGGTATCTTTGTCAATTTTAAAAATGTCCAGACCACCTCACGTAAAAAAATCCCCTTTGGTATTGCCCAGATCGGCAAGGCATTCAGGAACGAAATTACCCCGGGCAACTTTGTATTCAGGACCCGTGAGTTTGAGCAGATGGAAATTGAATATTTCTGTAAACCCGGTACCGATCTTGAGTACCATGACTTTTGGAAAAAATTCTGCATGGACTGGTACTTAGGGCTGGGCGTTACCCCGGACAATCTTAGAATGCGTGACCATGACGATGCAGAATTGTCCCATTACTCCAATGCCACGTCCGATATTGAATACCAATATCCATTTGGTTGGGGTGAATTGTGCGGCATCGCTTCCCGGACCAACTATGACCTAAGCCAGCACATGGAGTACTCCTCCAAGGATCTGAAGTATTTTGACGAGGCTGCCAAGGAAAAGTATATCCCCTTTGTTATTGAACCTTCCCTCGGAGTCCAGCGCTCCGCTCTGGTCTTTTTGTGCGACGCCTACGAAGAAGAAGAGATTAAAGAAGGAGATACCCGGGTGGTGCTGCATCTTCACAATCAGTTGGCTCCTGTGAAAATTGCAGTGATGCCCCTGGCCAAAAAAATTGCCGACAATGCAAAGCCTGTCTTTGATACCCTGGTACAGCAATTGGGGTTGAACATGGATTTTGACGTCCAGGGCAGTATCGGCAAGCGCTACCGCCGTCAGGATGAGGCCGGCACACCCTATTGTGTCACCTTTGATTATGACTCCCTTGACGATAATGCCGTCACTGTCCGGGAGCGGGATTCCATGGATCAGCAGCGTATAAAGATAGATGAACTAGTCCCCTTTTTCCGGGAAAAATTTATCTATTAG
- a CDS encoding gamma carbonic anhydrase family protein, whose protein sequence is MTLYSYKDIVPDIHDSVFIAPGAKIIGDVQIGRDSSVWFQTVLRGDVAEIRIGERTNIQDLCMGHVARETPLIIGNGVTIGHSCCVHGCTIGDGCLIGMGAVLLNKSVIGEGCVIAAGALVLENTIIEPYSLVTGSPGKVKKVYENREEIDQMLKKASDNYVGHAREFGSNDLFYEIKK, encoded by the coding sequence ATGACATTGTATTCATACAAAGACATTGTACCGGATATCCACGACTCTGTTTTTATAGCACCTGGTGCGAAGATTATAGGAGATGTGCAGATCGGCCGGGATTCGTCGGTCTGGTTTCAAACGGTTCTCAGGGGAGATGTCGCTGAAATCCGCATTGGTGAGCGCACAAATATTCAGGATCTTTGCATGGGGCATGTGGCCCGGGAGACCCCTTTGATAATCGGTAACGGCGTCACCATCGGCCATAGCTGTTGTGTCCACGGATGCACCATTGGGGATGGCTGTTTGATCGGCATGGGCGCTGTTCTCTTGAACAAAAGCGTAATCGGGGAAGGCTGCGTTATTGCGGCCGGTGCCCTTGTCCTGGAAAACACAATAATTGAGCCATATTCACTTGTTACAGGGTCGCCGGGTAAGGTAAAAAAAGTTTACGAGAACCGGGAAGAGATTGATCAGATGCTGAAAAAAGCCTCTGATAACTATGTGGGACACGCAAGGGAATTTGGTTCTAACGATCTGTTTTATGAGATTAAAAAATAG
- a CDS encoding CoB--CoM heterodisulfide reductase iron-sulfur subunit B family protein, with translation MKYALFSGCRTGFDIPQHPKSAKAVLSRLNVKVEELDFGCCGYPIKEKNLDAFLLLAIRNLAIAQAHNLPVLTLCKCCFGSLKQAEYYFQNNSEKRVMINRILEKEGLRYGGGVKIHHMLTLLDREVDTGIIRRSITHPLDGIKVAPSYGCHALRPSTITGFDDHPNAPTIFERIITLTGAEPVNWSKRLECCGNPLLEKNSALARDFILEKYKTAEQEGADIICTACNYCHMQYEYGRDLILKSGSTDPMPAILLTQLLGRAMGLEKDWAGKK, from the coding sequence ATGAAATACGCGCTATTCTCAGGGTGCAGAACCGGATTTGACATTCCCCAGCACCCAAAATCGGCCAAAGCCGTTTTATCCAGGCTCAATGTTAAGGTGGAAGAACTTGACTTTGGCTGTTGCGGATACCCTATTAAGGAAAAAAACCTGGATGCCTTCCTTTTACTGGCCATACGGAACCTGGCCATCGCCCAGGCCCATAACCTGCCTGTACTGACCCTGTGCAAGTGCTGTTTCGGCTCCCTTAAACAGGCAGAATATTATTTTCAAAATAATTCCGAAAAACGAGTCATGATCAACCGGATACTGGAAAAGGAAGGGCTTCGCTATGGCGGAGGCGTCAAAATCCATCACATGCTGACCCTCCTGGACCGGGAAGTGGATACAGGCATCATCCGGCGAAGCATCACCCATCCCCTTGACGGGATAAAAGTAGCCCCAAGCTACGGCTGTCATGCGCTGCGCCCCTCAACCATCACCGGATTCGATGACCACCCCAATGCGCCGACGATATTTGAACGAATTATCACACTGACCGGGGCAGAACCCGTAAACTGGTCCAAACGCCTGGAATGCTGCGGCAATCCCCTGTTGGAAAAAAACAGCGCCCTGGCCCGGGACTTTATTCTGGAAAAATATAAAACGGCGGAACAGGAGGGGGCGGATATAATCTGCACGGCATGCAATTATTGCCACATGCAATATGAATACGGCCGGGACCTTATCTTGAAATCGGGATCAACAGACCCCATGCCCGCCATACTCCTTACCCAATTGCTGGGTCGGGCCATGGGGCTTGAAAAAGATTGGGCAGGAAAAAAATAA
- a CDS encoding 4Fe-4S dicluster domain-containing protein — MPLYDFLTGPVFYTWSFFIALAIFLIGIIYRIIGFFRLSIGPDRAGFTTAGRIKAFLHGLFGILFSPVRMFKLFKTLILDVVLQVPLVRQDVLKWFMHICIYWGFAWLFFFHALEGYVSEVIFSDYLSTLNPFMALRNLGGVMVMAGVGIAIYRRKTNFRLKQISKHHDYLAIILLALIMISGFGLEAAKIISSGVFYDMVDEYGAMDYDEELPALKAVWQEDFNVQFPGETITVTPELIEEGWIINEDNCAACHSNPRWAFVSYPVSIAMKPVAGFFNRNRLDLLILNIHFLSCFLALAYLPFSKFLHILTTPVSLMISGLAGQQIKRDENRATRRVFDLSACTQCGTCTSHCAVGALFEIFDNQWVFPSERVTRVRESAWGRPMDPELRDAFSQGTFACTMCNKCSQLCPAGLDLQDIWKASRERLEEQSLPDLVIRLRELRKKHKPEKAGLKAPVQIKPGKNPVVASLKKSLQGATFSQCYTCLTCTSTCPVVGVTGETQEFGSAPHQVIHALILGQTDLAKDASIVWDCLTCYKCQENCPQGVKITDIFYQLRNTVYHQEFGI; from the coding sequence ATGCCGTTGTATGATTTTTTAACCGGTCCAGTGTTTTATACCTGGAGTTTTTTTATTGCGTTGGCAATATTCCTCATCGGAATCATTTACAGAATCATTGGATTTTTTCGGTTAAGCATCGGACCGGACCGAGCCGGATTTACCACGGCAGGCCGAATAAAAGCTTTTTTGCACGGTCTGTTCGGCATCCTGTTCTCACCTGTCCGGATGTTTAAACTTTTCAAAACGCTTATTCTGGATGTAGTGCTTCAAGTGCCGCTGGTGCGTCAGGACGTCCTCAAGTGGTTTATGCACATTTGTATTTACTGGGGATTTGCCTGGTTGTTTTTTTTCCATGCCCTTGAGGGCTATGTCAGCGAAGTGATTTTCTCAGATTACCTATCCACCCTGAACCCATTCATGGCCCTTCGAAATTTAGGCGGTGTAATGGTAATGGCGGGAGTGGGCATTGCCATATATCGCAGAAAAACCAATTTTAGATTGAAACAGATCAGCAAGCACCATGATTACCTGGCAATCATCCTGCTTGCACTCATCATGATATCCGGTTTTGGCTTGGAAGCCGCCAAGATCATCTCTTCCGGTGTGTTTTACGACATGGTGGATGAATATGGCGCCATGGATTATGATGAAGAGCTCCCGGCGCTCAAGGCCGTCTGGCAGGAAGACTTCAATGTCCAGTTCCCCGGGGAGACCATCACGGTCACCCCGGAACTTATTGAAGAAGGATGGATCATCAATGAAGACAATTGTGCAGCCTGCCATTCCAACCCAAGGTGGGCCTTTGTATCCTATCCGGTCTCCATTGCCATGAAACCGGTTGCCGGTTTTTTCAACAGGAACCGCCTGGATTTACTGATATTGAACATCCACTTTTTAAGCTGTTTTCTTGCCTTGGCTTACCTGCCTTTCAGCAAGTTCCTGCACATCCTGACAACCCCGGTAAGCCTTATGATTTCAGGACTTGCAGGGCAACAAATAAAACGCGATGAGAACAGGGCCACCCGTCGGGTCTTTGATCTTTCCGCCTGCACCCAGTGCGGCACCTGCACCAGCCATTGTGCCGTGGGAGCTTTATTTGAAATCTTTGACAATCAATGGGTGTTTCCCTCTGAACGTGTAACCCGTGTTCGGGAATCAGCATGGGGCCGGCCAATGGATCCGGAATTAAGGGATGCCTTTTCCCAAGGCACTTTTGCCTGCACCATGTGTAACAAATGCTCCCAGCTTTGCCCTGCCGGACTGGACCTGCAGGATATCTGGAAGGCTAGCAGAGAAAGACTGGAGGAGCAATCACTTCCGGACCTCGTTATCCGGTTAAGGGAACTTCGCAAAAAACATAAACCGGAAAAAGCCGGGCTTAAAGCCCCTGTGCAAATCAAACCCGGGAAAAACCCGGTAGTTGCATCATTGAAGAAATCCCTCCAGGGGGCTACGTTTTCCCAATGTTATACCTGTCTGACTTGTACCAGTACATGCCCGGTAGTAGGTGTCACAGGCGAAACCCAGGAGTTCGGATCAGCACCCCACCAGGTCATCCATGCCCTTATTCTGGGACAAACCGACCTGGCAAAGGATGCCTCCATTGTCTGGGATTGTCTGACTTGTTATAAATGCCAGGAAAATTGTCCCCAGGGAGTCAAGATTACGGATATTTTTTATCAACTTAGGAACACGGTATACCACCAGGAATTTGGAATATGA
- a CDS encoding phospholipase A, with amino-acid sequence MKKPLRNVSMSYPLKSTWLMAVFFVILALDAVSLHLNSARADTSNIYIVSPQGNAVAGQPTRFTLFVQNSGTTDVISKDYDSVMVTVGLNDQTRVVKAICMETAPDGTVTVAAGGFAKLTYEFELPQDMTGTVSLTLEDFKSGPVLFAAGPPVEPQDLEEEHANQGQLVIGEKQNEFQPFLKNLSAYEPVYFLFGVDPGLEKSKFQVSFKYKLFNGPFDSQGLNSLVDGFHLAYTQTSYWDLKSKSKPFNDSSYKPELFYLVPKIDLELSWIKIFGLQGGFQHESNGKGGDDSRSTNYIYVKPIMAIPLFDEAYLTIAPKLWVYVMNEDDNNPDLADFRGYFDLQVQAGKPMGLCLDTHTRWAEAGPSIQADLSYPLTSFFNNGLNLYLHLQYFNGYAERLKEYSLKEEIFRVGFSLSR; translated from the coding sequence ATGAAAAAACCGTTACGGAACGTCTCCATGTCTTACCCCTTAAAAAGCACTTGGCTTATGGCTGTGTTTTTTGTGATACTTGCCCTGGATGCAGTTTCTTTGCATCTAAATTCTGCAAGGGCCGACACATCAAATATATACATTGTCTCGCCCCAGGGAAACGCCGTGGCAGGTCAACCCACCCGGTTCACCCTGTTTGTCCAAAATTCCGGTACCACGGACGTCATTTCAAAGGATTATGATTCCGTCATGGTGACGGTGGGCTTAAACGATCAGACGCGTGTAGTGAAGGCTATCTGTATGGAAACCGCCCCTGACGGCACGGTGACTGTTGCGGCCGGCGGATTCGCCAAACTGACCTATGAATTTGAACTGCCCCAAGACATGACCGGGACGGTCAGTCTGACCCTTGAAGATTTCAAATCCGGACCGGTGTTGTTTGCCGCGGGTCCACCGGTTGAGCCGCAGGACCTGGAAGAGGAACATGCAAACCAGGGCCAGTTGGTCATTGGAGAAAAGCAGAACGAATTCCAGCCTTTTTTAAAAAATCTGTCTGCCTACGAGCCGGTTTATTTCCTGTTCGGTGTGGATCCGGGACTGGAAAAAAGTAAATTTCAGGTCAGTTTTAAGTACAAGCTGTTCAATGGACCCTTCGACAGCCAGGGGTTGAATTCCCTGGTGGATGGGTTTCATCTGGCCTATACCCAGACCTCTTATTGGGATCTTAAGTCAAAGTCCAAGCCTTTTAACGATTCCAGTTATAAGCCGGAGTTGTTTTACCTGGTGCCCAAAATTGATTTAGAGCTGTCATGGATTAAAATTTTCGGTCTCCAGGGCGGGTTCCAGCATGAGTCCAACGGCAAGGGCGGGGATGATTCCAGGTCCACCAATTATATATACGTCAAGCCGATTATGGCGATCCCTCTTTTTGACGAGGCCTATCTGACCATTGCACCCAAACTGTGGGTGTACGTAATGAATGAGGATGATAATAACCCCGATCTGGCAGACTTTCGAGGATATTTTGATTTGCAGGTCCAGGCAGGCAAGCCCATGGGCTTGTGTCTGGATACCCACACAAGGTGGGCTGAAGCGGGCCCCAGCATTCAGGCGGACCTAAGCTATCCATTGACTTCGTTCTTCAATAACGGGCTTAATCTCTACCTGCATTTGCAGTATTTCAACGGATATGCGGAACGCCTGAAGGAATACAGCTTAAAAGAAGAGATCTTCCGGGTTGGGTTTTCCCTTAGCCGATAA
- a CDS encoding acetyl-CoA hydrolase/transferase C-terminal domain-containing protein: protein MSELETRVECKSLLKKVMKAEETIQFFKPGMNLGWSGFTPAGYPKAVPIALADYVEANSLQGKLRFNLFIGASVGAETEDRWASLNMIDRRWPYQTGKNIAKGINEGRIRMGDKHLSLFGQDLGYGFYTKDTQSGKLDLAIIEVSAVKEDGSIVPTASCGVIPDILMVCDKIILEVNTGQPSFEGMHDLFTQEKPPHRQVFNITKADSRIGSTSIACDPEKVIAVVESKYPDKGRAFTAIDEKSEAIAGHIIDFFSAEVKAGRLPENLLPLQSGVGSIANAVVGGLAKSPFEHLTVYTEVLQDTMLDLFDAGKLDAASSCSLSLSEKEGFPRFLANRERYADKIVLRPLSVSNSPEVVRRLGCISMNTPIEFDLYAHANSTLVGGTRMINGIGGSGDFLRNGYLTIMHCPSVRPTKKDPTGITCVVPKAPHVDHTEHDLDVVVTDQGLADLRGLAPKERAQTIIDKCVHPEYKDIMQEYLDISTKVTLSKGIGHEPQLFDRCFKMQMNLAKNGTMKIDNWDVPEMV from the coding sequence ATGTCTGAACTTGAAACTCGAGTGGAATGTAAGAGCCTTCTTAAAAAAGTGATGAAGGCTGAAGAGACAATCCAGTTTTTTAAACCCGGAATGAACCTTGGCTGGTCTGGTTTTACACCTGCCGGTTACCCGAAAGCCGTACCCATAGCGCTGGCTGATTATGTTGAAGCCAACAGCCTTCAGGGCAAATTGCGGTTCAACCTTTTCATCGGGGCATCTGTCGGTGCGGAAACAGAAGACAGATGGGCCAGCCTCAATATGATCGACAGAAGATGGCCGTACCAGACAGGTAAAAACATCGCCAAAGGCATCAACGAAGGCCGCATCAGAATGGGTGACAAACACCTTTCTCTGTTCGGCCAGGATCTTGGCTACGGTTTCTATACAAAAGATACGCAGTCAGGCAAGCTTGACCTTGCTATCATTGAAGTTTCCGCCGTTAAGGAAGACGGAAGCATTGTTCCCACCGCCTCTTGTGGTGTAATCCCTGACATCCTTATGGTTTGTGATAAGATTATCCTTGAGGTTAACACAGGTCAGCCTTCATTCGAAGGCATGCATGACCTTTTTACGCAGGAAAAACCGCCTCACAGACAGGTCTTCAATATTACAAAAGCAGACAGCCGCATCGGTTCTACCTCAATCGCATGTGACCCTGAAAAAGTTATTGCTGTTGTAGAGTCAAAATATCCCGACAAGGGCCGCGCTTTTACAGCAATTGATGAGAAATCGGAAGCCATCGCAGGCCACATCATTGATTTTTTCAGTGCTGAAGTTAAAGCCGGCCGGCTTCCTGAAAACCTGCTGCCGCTCCAGTCCGGTGTCGGGTCCATCGCCAATGCAGTTGTGGGCGGGCTTGCCAAAAGTCCTTTCGAACATCTGACGGTTTACACGGAAGTTCTTCAGGATACAATGCTTGATCTGTTTGATGCCGGCAAACTTGATGCCGCGTCTTCATGTTCACTGTCCCTTTCTGAAAAAGAGGGCTTCCCGCGTTTCCTGGCAAACCGGGAGCGATACGCAGACAAGATTGTTCTTCGTCCGCTTTCCGTTTCCAACTCGCCGGAGGTGGTCCGCCGTCTCGGATGTATCTCCATGAATACACCGATCGAGTTCGACCTTTACGCCCACGCAAACTCAACACTTGTAGGGGGTACAAGAATGATCAACGGCATCGGTGGTTCAGGTGACTTCCTTAGAAACGGTTACCTTACAATCATGCACTGTCCGTCCGTCCGTCCCACAAAAAAAGATCCCACAGGTATCACCTGTGTTGTGCCGAAGGCCCCGCACGTTGACCACACAGAGCACGACCTTGACGTTGTCGTCACCGATCAGGGACTTGCAGACCTTCGTGGGCTTGCGCCTAAAGAGAGAGCTCAGACGATCATCGACAAATGTGTGCACCCTGAGTATAAAGATATCATGCAGGAGTACCTCGACATTTCTACTAAGGTGACCCTTTCAAAAGGTATCGGTCACGAGCCCCAGCTTTTTGACAGATGTTTTAAAATGCAGATGAATCTTGCTAAAAACGGCACAATGAAAATCGACAACTGGGATGTACCTGAAATGGTATAG
- a CDS encoding CoA ester lyase, with translation MEDKTRIDKPFRSLISVPGHKGKMHAKVVASKVDVIMLDLEDSVPADQKEAARKTVIDSLLSLDFNVKRVALRINSLDTPFAYKDLIHVTEAACDHIDTIVVPKVNHEGDIHFVSRLLDGVEMASGQKRKIHIQACIETAQGLSRVKEIAQADSRLSSISFGIADYQASIGAALISLSGHGENEEQVYPGHRWHFQISRIVMAAKANGLVALDAPYGNFKDDAGLKKSAGLAKALGCDGKWVIHPDQIDTVNQVFTPSTEEIQRARQILEASDDQSRGAVAVDGRMVDLATIRIARRVWNQAVFLGRT, from the coding sequence ATGGAAGATAAAACAAGAATAGATAAGCCCTTCCGGAGTCTGATTTCCGTACCCGGACACAAAGGGAAAATGCATGCTAAGGTAGTGGCTTCCAAAGTTGACGTTATCATGCTGGACTTAGAAGACAGTGTGCCGGCAGATCAAAAAGAGGCGGCCCGTAAAACGGTTATTGATTCGCTTCTGTCTTTGGATTTTAACGTAAAACGCGTAGCTCTTCGCATAAATAGCCTGGACACGCCCTTTGCCTACAAAGATTTGATTCATGTGACAGAAGCGGCTTGCGATCATATCGATACCATTGTGGTGCCCAAGGTGAACCATGAGGGGGACATCCATTTTGTGAGCCGGTTGCTGGACGGGGTTGAAATGGCATCGGGGCAAAAAAGGAAGATTCATATCCAGGCCTGTATCGAGACCGCCCAAGGACTTTCCCGGGTTAAAGAAATTGCCCAGGCCGATTCCAGACTCTCGTCTATATCCTTTGGCATTGCCGATTATCAGGCCAGTATTGGCGCAGCGCTGATCTCCTTGTCCGGCCATGGAGAAAATGAGGAACAGGTTTACCCCGGCCATCGGTGGCATTTTCAGATCAGTCGCATTGTCATGGCTGCCAAGGCCAATGGACTTGTGGCCCTGGATGCCCCCTATGGAAACTTTAAGGATGACGCCGGCCTGAAAAAATCAGCAGGCCTGGCCAAGGCACTCGGGTGTGACGGCAAATGGGTGATCCATCCCGACCAGATCGACACGGTTAACCAGGTGTTTACCCCTTCAACGGAAGAGATTCAACGGGCCAGGCAGATTCTGGAAGCGTCAGATGATCAATCCCGGGGCGCCGTGGCTGTGGATGGCCGCATGGTTGACCTTGCCACCATCCGCATAGCCCGCAGGGTTTGGAATCAGGCGGTTTTTCTCGGCCGGACTTAA